From the genome of Acropora palmata chromosome 8, jaAcrPala1.3, whole genome shotgun sequence:
TAAGATTTAAATAATCTTAATTGGTCCCACAGATGTCAAAGCACGATAAACAATAATGCAAGGCAGGGTTCTCAAATTGAGATACCCCTGACAATATATACGTACAATCAGAACTACCTGGCTTCCAAACACTTTAATCATTATTatctaataaaattattgatattttagCGTGAGCCGACTATATTTAACCTTATTAGCATGACAAAACGAATTTTCTAGCGACTGCcgagtaaaataaaaatttggttttatcaaacgagtcgaTATAGGTTGAATTAACACCGTGGAAAAACTATACTAAACTTTCACGGTGGTGATTTAACCTTTaacaactcgtttgataaaaacaattttttttttcactctccCAACGACggagtaccacagtttctttagtaAATAAAAATCCATTTGCCGAGTAAAATAGATaagattgttttcattgaaaataatttgtgtCGAAGTTCgttcaagttttctttgtcGAACTTTAACGAAGAATGAATAGTGTAATAGccttaaaacaaaagacattCTAACGAATCTGTCAAATACCACTAAAACAGTGACAACTATACGCAAATCTCGTTAAGCTAAGGACAGCGTTTCACTTGTCAAACAAACCATAAACCAAGTCTGTGTGAAATTATTTCCAATATAAATTAAgaacttattttcttaaaagCGGGTAATTTCAGATAAGGAAATGATGGTCAAATCCTTCATCAAAAGAACATAATatagaaattttgaaattcccaAGGATGCTAAACAAGGATTATCGTGCCGTTGTTGAGAAACCATCCAAGAAACACTGTAACAATTCAAGTGTGTGATTTTGTATCTAGCATATATTGAAACTGCGATTTTTCGAAACGTTGTATAAGATTCGTTTGATATTTGCCAACAAGAAAATCGCGTCAAGGGAATCAAACACAAGATAACACAGCTCAAgcactttatttttttttctaatataCCACAAGTTCAACTATAAGCTTGCAGACTTAACCTTACACGTTTTTGAAGAGCTGAGGGCAAAAATAATTGTATATGGATAAAGCGGTCGTCAAAAATCGGAATATACCgagaaaaagtaaagaaatttgtcaaatAATGTTTTGAAGCAGACGATAGACAGAGCTGCATGCAATGGAGTCGCCGATTTTGCCAAGCCAAAAGCTAAACCGCATACCTTCGTTGCCCTTCATAAATTATTACGAGTTTTGCATCATTTAAAGATCAGAAAGGGCTTACAATAAAGCACAACCTACCTGATTGTgatcttcctttctttccatTAAAGGGTCACTCATTTCGACCATATTGAATGAATTTCAGCCCATATTTCAAGGCCATTTCTCTCGCGCTTCAGTTCTCAAAGCCATCACAACTCTTGTCCGTAAGGTTGCAGATATGTTGTCCTTGGCAACTGGCTAATTGACAGCTCATAGTGACTGTGAGTAGCATGTCACACAACACTAGATGAGAAGTTTCGTGACAGCACGGGATATTTCATTCAGTTTGTCAGCCAGGAAGACCAATTGAACTAGCAAACACGATAGCTTTCACGTGCACCAGCTTCCCCCGCTAAACCAAAATTACAGCTGCGAGCTGAAGCATCAGCATTGCAAGGCAAGACCCTTTCATCTGAGGACATCACAGCAACAGCCATGAAAAGgcaaattaatattaattattcagtgccgtagcaagggtaatatgagtggggggggcacgcgatcgccggaggcgcgagccgctaggggggtctgggtatgctcccccagaaattttttaaatataaaggcttggaaatgctatttccagcgttctccaagagctatttgtgatttacgcatatcgcaaaGTATTTACCTCGTACACCGTCTGAGCAAACCAGTGAGTTGAGAgaataacacttgaaacgtcaattacaaaatagaaaaccgactatctctgtatcttgaaaccagcaaatgtttcacctttcagagtcatcatagtaagttcgtagttattaaactgtctgagtggcCTTAGAGataaacgtagacttcatcggtaggtcgttttttgaaaacttcccaagcagttgtttgataatatttattttcaacattttatgtaggtctgtttttactttttaggtaaaaaactgggggggcacgggcccccccggcccctccccttgctacggcactgttatTATGAAAACTTATGCAGTTTGAACGAAGCATGCAGAGAAGAAAGTAAGGTTGCGAAAGAGCCTCTGGCACAATTCAGGAGCCGGTGTGGGATTCCTGTGTCATCTCGAATTTTCATCTGCCTTTGTCAATTGATTCGTTTATTACTACCATCGTTTTTCAAGTTGAAATGCTTATAATTGTGTCAGCTCTAACAAAACTTAGGATACTCTGCTCTCAGtagtaataaaatatttacatcTTACAATTTGTGATGATACGTAAGTCCAGCTGATCCTCTATGGTAAAACGGTAACCTTGAGTTTAGTTAAAAGAAGAGCGATCAGTTTTGTGATCCCAAAGCGTATTAaccagcaattttttttactagtGAACTATACAACGGTTTGCCAAAGTGAGCGACAAAGCATGTAAACTGACAAGGTTGGTCTTCGGTCAATAGGCTTTCGAATCAACTTAAAcaccaaaattatttattccaGCTACTGACGATTTCTCTCTTTTCATCTATAATTTGTGAAGTGGTTTAGACATTTACCACAAGGAATTAATTTCAGACGTTTGTAAAGCTAACAACTAAACTTCGAAGATAAATAACTTAGTGTTCTTCAGCTCTTTTAAAACGAGTCGTGTATTATTGAAGAATCGAGACAGAATAAAACTGAATATGAATTGTTGTATTATGACAAACACTAATGATTTTGCGACAGTGCAGGGCAAAACGAACTTAGAACGCCACAGGTGGCGCCCGCCTGAATACACTTTCGTGTATTGCCCACATCACTCTGAAAGAGGCACAATTAAGAATGGCTAATgaacgaaaagaaaatgaaagcttACTGCTGTATCGGACTGATTattcaaaaactaaaactccTGGTATCAGTCCGATTCCCTTTTAACGATATCTTAGGTGTTTtagtcaaaataaataatgaatgTACAAGTAGTTTCACGCGTGAGAAATCATGACAAAATTCAAAGGCTTACAGTGCTCCCTCCAAATCATCGAAAcagctttcaaaattcagGAACATATCGCTCTGAGGAAAATTGATAATACGGTGAACAATTTCTAAAATTTATTCCTCGTTTAACAGAAGTACGGGCAACTGTCAGAGTGATGCGGTCAGCTAAATTTTTGGCCGAATATTAAAAGAAAGCGGTCACCGTGTGTACGTTTTTGTGGTGAAGAAAAGCGTCAGAGAAATTCAGCCATAACATTCACGTATTCctaaggaagaaaaaaatgtttctactAGTAGTTTTAGCGTATAGGCTTTATAGTGCAgtaaggttttctttttttcggtATCACTGatcatgaaaattaatttcttccATTCGGTTCCGCCTGAAGAGGGCAAGCATGACATGTGTGACTCtggcaaataaaacaaaagagggGCCTACCTAGAGATAAGCTTCTGATGGCggttaaacaaaagaaattttggaaacaaaaggaaaagaaattggaaTCATAAGACCTCAGAGTGAGTTGCTTCAATATACGTCGAAGATTCTCCGAGATACTGAAGATAATTTATCCTCTAAAAATACTCCACTAACCAGGTCTTCTTCCAATGTAAAGACCCCGTCCAATTAAGGTTTTCCACAGCAGGTCAGTTTTTGCCTTATGCTGGGACAACCAGCTAATAAGCACGACATTAAAGTTAATTGACAAGGCGTCCAACATTTCTATtcgacctttttttttacccttCTGAGGtcgtcattttttttgtacgGAGTAGCCAGGAACAAAGGTTTTCCGAGATCATTATGCGAAAACTCGTTGCCTCCAATCCGTGACCAGTGTCGAGGAATAACTGAACGCACAACAGCCTGAAATTAAAAGAGACAGGTAGCTTTTTCCCATGTGCTATTTTTTTCCATGTGATTATTTCAGTCTAAGTTTCTTTGAAGGACGCTCTAATGCTTTCTGTGACAGTCGCGCCGCAGCGAAAAGCCCTGATGAGTAAAACAAACCTGATTGATTTTCGAAACCGAATTATGGACATTTACTTCAGTAACAATTGTATCCTCTCAAATACCACTTTTGGTTGATCCCATCAGTTTTCCTCGGTCTGGTTCAGACCTAAGTGCCAAATCTAGCTTCATTTTTAAAAACCTCGTTTGCAAATTAATCAGAGGGGAAGGAACTAGAAAAGGTCAAAGTTTTCCATATATGAAGCCCAACGGATAACACGAACTTTCTATTGGCTTTGTCATAGAAGCAAGTCATCTCCgattaatttcatttccttgtcGAAACCTGATATTTGGGATAACGATAAGATTATCTCAAGTGATGAAATCATTTCCTCGAGGTTAGGTTTTGTAATGCTTCGCTTCCTGATTggctttttaaaaattaaaatgtagtTTGTTTCCGCAGTCTTTTCTAAGCCAATCAGAGGAAAGATCAGAACCTGCTCCTTCTCGTGTTCCCGCGCTTAGCGCTTGCGACACATATTATGATTAGTTATTTGCTGCGGTTAGCGTTTTGCTTTCCTTGATTTAGGGTTTTTTAGAACTTAAATTGATGAAAACCGCGCTTGGATTGATAATTGATATCCAACTTTAGCTTATCGAGGTTTCTGTTTTATTAACCACAAGCTTTTTTCTGGACATAACAAGTATTGTGACTATTGAAAAAGTAGTCCGCAGCTTGTGAAGATACGACTAGCCGGCCACTATCCGACCACTGTTCAAGATCTGATATGAAATATAATAAGGTTAATTGTGCTTGCAATGaccaaattttgtttaaaagaagCAGCAGATCCTAGTGAAAGATGTGATCAGCACTGATTTTTTGAGgaataaaaaggaaagatcacctttgtttctttcataTCAAATAACGTGATGATTGCACATTATGATGGTGaagttcaaaaagaaaatcatgatATTAAAAGGAACAATTTTGTGGTTTCTTTTTGAGTCGCTTTATTTTACATCAGCGATTTCTTGGAGAGCAATACTTTTGTCGATGTTAAGTTACGAAATATTACCTTTCCTTTTCAGGCAACATTCTTAACTTCTATCGTGTCGGCAACCGTACCTTTGTAAGAAAGTGACGAAAACGAAgagttattttcaagtaaacACTGATCTCAAAACCTTTGGAAATCTCAACATTCTCTATCCCACCGTTGAATCATCAAAATCGGAAATAAGTGGtacatttattattataaatatttttattttcttataaaCTTTATAGACATCGAACATGCATGCATTGCCTAGATAACTGTGCTTAGAGCACGAACAACAATTCCATATCTTAATCAGCAGGGACTTAACACAGCCTGGGGGATTTTTGCGGTATGTTTGTGAGATATTTGAACAAACTCAAAATTCTAAAGATAAGTACATCCCCAACTGATTAAAACCTGTGTTTCAATTTCCGTTCATCAGCCAAAGGGAACAAAATAATACGTACGTACTCGAATTCATTACAAGCATTCTTTTAACTATAAGCTGATTAAATGCTATActtcaagaaaataaattgtaaAACGATTCTTTTGGGCTTCTACTTTTCAGGTAGAGAGACAATTAAAGCGGCAATCTGTAATTCGATGAATATGACGCGAAATGTTTAGCTTTTCTAAAACTAACTGAAGCTAAATTTTTTTCGATGTGATTTCTttaattacaaattatttacGTGGCGATGTCTTAGGTGGGTGaccttgacaaaaaaaattctgcaaaaaaatgttgttttgagAGGGTGAAATTTCTTCTAATCAGTGACTGACAAGGCTCTCGGAAACGAATCAGGTGTACTTGTTTTGCTCTTCACGAATGTTAAAACAATCATTGTTGAAAATGGTTGCgtttgatatttataacgAACGAGTCGATCTTGAAACGGGACTCTTTCGCAGTCCCTCTAAGAATGAGCCCGCGTAGAGGATTCATCAAAGAAGCAAATCCAGAAACGCTCGATCAGCGGTTAACTTTCCGACGAACAACGGCGCGCGTCTGAGAAAATGAGATAAGCAATACATAAATAAGttcattcaattaagttaAATGTCGTAAAATGGGAAAGCAGCTGGTTTCCTGATTCAGTGCTACTTTACAAGCCTTCGATCACGGTCGTCGGAAATAGGATGAGGTTGTTGGTCGTGTTAATTCTTCTCTTCATTGAGATATCTCTGGTTCGCGCAAATGTCAGAGTAAGTGGATCGTTGGAGCGTCCTTATTCTGTGAGGCGATGGTTGTATTGTTCGTGATCTTCAATTTATCATTATCACtgatatatttgttttgtcattttccttcttctttcttaACAGAGGTTTTCTGATCATCCATTAAAGAGGACTCTCCCGGAATCGAAACTAAACGACTTGGTCCAACGAACAGAGTATGCAACTTTCACAGACACCATCTTTCGAAAAATTTTGCGCGTTCGTGTACCCGGAACTCACGGTCACCATGAGGTCAAAATGgtaagaaaaatgaatctacGCCTTTGTGTTTCTTTAACTTATTGAAGTAAACATCTCAGTCACTTCGAATGACTACTGTTAAAGGTAATCGGCGACTTTCGAGAACCCATATAACTTAGTCAAGAACCAGAAGTGTTTACCACTATAAATTCCATgaattcatttgaaaatccGATTATTTTATCGTCATAGCTCGCAAGCGTCTTTTCACAGCCATCTCAACTTTTTTCGGAGAAACCGAATGTcttgaataatttttgcagCTGTTTTTAgcggaaagaaaggaaatttaaTTGTTTGTCAAATTTCATTCGGTTGTACCGGAAGCCAAACTTAAAGCTTAAAATTGAAAGCTTTCAGATTTGTTTGCATAGGTAAAGCTGATATCACTTTGACATAAGTATAGTTTTGAatgatatgttttttctttactgcaaagaaaaaaagcgtGTGAAATTAAATATGTTTTGAGAGGGAAAACATGATCGGTTTTATATACTTTTCTTAGCGTGTTCAAGATTCTTGTACACTAAATCTTttggaatattttatttttcaatactcaaacaaatattttgaaagcGTCACTAGATATATTACACTTTCCTCGTCCACAGAAATTATcctcacagaaaaaaaacagcgGGTAATCTCGGCATTAccttttaaagaaataatataTTCTGTGCCTTTCTTAACGGCACTACTTAACAATCATATTCTTGAACTACAATAAGCTTAATTGAAGACCTAACCAATGGAAAGTTATGTTTCCGGAATTTACACGACAGCGTAAAATAGATTTCATTTTGCTAATTTCACTACTTTGAACAGTTGTTTTTagtttctcattttttcatccgctatttttttttccttttgtacaATGTTTTTGAACTTATTTTATATCTACAATCTTGGACAGAAACTCATCACTTTATCTAATGTGGctaaaaattaagaatttaaAGGAAATCAGTGCCTCTGAAGAAACACTTTTTCATCGGCTACgttatttctgttttctttttctctgtttcttATTTCTTACAATGCATTTTATATTTACAACCTTGGACAGAAACTTGTCACTTTATCAATTGAGACAGAAAATTAAcaatacaaagaaatcaataatttgtGTAAGAATTACAACTAGGAGCAGCTGTGAATATCAATCTATTCTGAACTTCACCTGGCAAAATTGACTGGAATTTAAGTATGTGACTGGGAAGCACAAAGAAACAATGATTTGCAAAACACCAATATTAAAGTAAATGCAGTTTTTTACTCAATGTGGGCTTTTTGTTCACTGACAGTTGAAGTAAATGTGATACTCTCTCTTTTCGTCTAAAATAGATTCTTTGTAAGAAATGGTTAATTTGATGTACTTCATCCAAGTGAGAGAAATTTCATGGATTTTAGTTCGGTGCAATTAAAATATTCGTGGCTTTTATGTTTGCCTTTTTATTGCCATGAAGTTCATGCACCAAAATTTCAGAGCACCTACaacaaaaattatcattttgaGCTAGTTACATTTCAAGCCACTTAGAAGTAGCTTTGTTGTCCTATTGTCATAACAGAGACTCGCTCAAATTGATGACAATGTCATTTGGATTAACTACTGGAATTGAGCCAGCCCTGGAAAGCATAGACAGGTGTAGCTCTGTTGTAGAGTGCGTTTTGAGATTAAGAGATCCTTAGAGTAATCCTTTTTGGACAACTAGTAATATCTTCCACTTATCCAGGGTTAGAAACTAACTTTTGGAGCCACTTGCCAACCAGCTTAGTGACATGCAAATTGTACTCATCCATATACATTGCCACTCaccaaattaccaccgccccccccctccccttccaatgaagcaaagaagaaaaaagttacCAACTGTgcagttgctgttgtttttttctccacaaTGTTTATCTACTTGTAGCTTAACTAGAACAGCTGTATTGTAATATTTATTACGGCTGATTAAGTCTAAAATTCAGTGACCATTTCTTCCATCATCTCAGCGTGTGACTCATAGCTATCAGAGGTGTTGACACTATAGCTGTTATGGCAGTTGAGCCCAAGGGCAAAGCGTCCTTTGTTTACTGCTACATGCAGACGAGGCctatgggtcaatacaatggaaaatgacccattagcctaaTTTATATGTTAAAACCACTGATAACTTCAATAAGAGCTAATTTGCACAACCCAATTGCAAGTATTTATTTGATTGATTTAAGATGCACTGCAAACTCAGAGAAAAAGCATAagtttcttaattttaaaatcagtTTAAATGCAGTTAGATGTGATAATTATATACGTTCTAGCTACCGGTACTTTGGTTTGGGTTCAGCAGTTCCAGCCCCCCGTGTTCTGGGCACCCAACTTCCATATGCCATATGCAACAAAGGTGTTAATTGAAAGATTTACCCTTCAATTCTTACTTTGCGATTAAAATTCTTCTTGAGTGGAAAGTCGTCATCAGTTTGAGATCTTGCTCTGagcagcatgtttttttttacaaccaGCATCATCTTTACATTTTAACGTAAAAGTAGGTAACTCATGTACGATTATTAATGTGTTAATGGTATGGAAAATTTGCACATGTGTGAGACCTGCAGAATGTGAAAGAGTAGTGGTAAAATGAATCTATGACAAGTTAATGTTTGGTTTATTTTCTGAAGATGGAAATTCCACTTGCCAAACCGAGCAAGTGATATACAATTTCCACTCATCTAGCAGTTTTGACATTCACATTGGTGAGTGGGCGAGTGCTAAAGGAAAACCCTGCCCATATCTGATCTGCATAACTGTAGCTTAGCGTGTAAATACTGATTGAGAGAGAGggtaaaaagttttttttttcgtttcatgtttttatttttttattttttctttctttgcagtTTATAAAGAAGAGTTTTGAAGACCTCAATTGGAACGTCACTATTGATGAGTTTGATGACAATACACCATATGGGCCaaagaaatttacaaacaTTATTGCCACTCTAAATCCTAATGCAAAACGCAGACTCATCTTAGCAGCGCACTACGATTCAAAGTACTTCCCAGAGAACAGCAATTATCAGTACTTTCTTGGTGCTACAGATTCTGCAATGCCTTGTGCAATGTTGATTGAAATCGCCAGGGTAGTAACACcattatttgcagcaagtAAGCAAAAACAGATGAACAGtcaagatgatgatgatgaggtgAGGATGTATAAATCGTAGtggcttttaatttttacataaGGGACAAATCTCTCAAATgtacaaaagtttggttttatcaaacgagttgataaaggttgaattgccaccgtgaaaggtttagaaagctgagaTTTcaacgttagcccttcgtcagagggAATGGAGGAGTTGTGGAGTGTTGTAGgattatatgagagtgtagaggacagtggagctttgccattggtggaaatatggtcacatgaatttgtgaataaattagtggaatgagaggcgttcattaattctgTGTGGAGAGACTGTActcagtttgaaaaatgtacaGTTTAGCAGTTGATTCTTATTGATAATGTTATTATCAAGAACCATACAGGCTTTTGAATCCTGCAAATTGATAGCAAG
Proteins encoded in this window:
- the LOC141888984 gene encoding glutaminyl-peptide cyclotransferase-like, coding for MRLLVVLILLFIEISLVRANVRRFSDHPLKRTLPESKLNDLVQRTEYATFTDTIFRKILRVRVPGTHGHHEVKMFIKKSFEDLNWNVTIDEFDDNTPYGPKKFTNIIATLNPNAKRRLILAAHYDSKYFPENSNYQYFLGATDSAMPCAMLIEIARVVTPLFAASKQKQMNSQDDDDEQSDVTLQMVFFDGEEAFQEWTSTDSLYGARHLAEVWENTAHPTGSTNSTMISTINALVLLDLIGAADVTFYNTFNDTSDLYERLEVIERRLMSTNQIQDWNHPRPYFIHGLMEGIKVEDDHIPFLERGVKILHLISVPFPSCWHKPCDNGAEMNERVVTDLLKIFQVFVVEYFGLTLQ